The genomic window AGCGGCTGAAGTTCCTAGTCGCGTTCCGTCCGGGGGTCATCTCGCCGGTGCTGGCGGCACAGATGGCGGCCACCTACCAGCGCATCACGCGCGGAAGGCTGCTGCTGAACGTCGTCACCGGCGGCGACTCCACCGAGCAGCGGCGCTTCGGCGACCATCTGGACCACGACCGGCGGTATGCGCGGACGGCGGAGTTCCTGTCCGTCGTGCGGGGCGTGTGGGGCGGCACGCCCTACGACTTCGACGGCGAGCACTTCCGGATCGAGGGCGGGCTGACCGCACTGCCGCCCGACCCGCTGCCGGAGATCTTCTTCGGCGGCTCGTCGGCCGCGGCGGGGCCGGTCGCGGCGGAGCACGCCGACACCTATCTGACCTGGGGCGAGCCGCCGCAGCAGGTCAAGGAGAAGATCGAGTGGATCCGCGGGCTCGCGCAGGAGCGGGGCCGAACCGTCCGCTTCGGCATCCGGCTGCACACCATCTCCCGGGACTCGGCGCGAGAGGCGTGGGCGGTGGCCGACCGGCTGCTGGACGATCTGGACGCGGACACCGTGGCCGCGGCGCAGCAGGCCCTCGGCCGGAGTGAGTCGGTGGGGCAGCAGCGGATGCTCGCCCTCCACGGCGGCAGGCGGGAGGCCCTGGAGATCTCCCCGAACCTGTGGGCGGGCGTCGGGCTGGTGCGGGGCGGCGCGGGGACGGCGCTGGTCGGCAGCCACGCAGAGGTCGCCGACCGGATCGAGGAGTACCACAAGCTCGGCATCGAGCACTT from Streptomyces formicae includes these protein-coding regions:
- a CDS encoding LLM class flavin-dependent oxidoreductase, with protein sequence MTVHLHWFLPTGGDGRTLVDRHAYTDGGIKRSRITPVSGVRAPDIDYLTQIAKAAEQLGFEAVLTPTGTWCEDAWLTTAALAQHTQRLKFLVAFRPGVISPVLAAQMAATYQRITRGRLLLNVVTGGDSTEQRRFGDHLDHDRRYARTAEFLSVVRGVWGGTPYDFDGEHFRIEGGLTALPPDPLPEIFFGGSSAAAGPVAAEHADTYLTWGEPPQQVKEKIEWIRGLAQERGRTVRFGIRLHTISRDSAREAWAVADRLLDDLDADTVAAAQQALGRSESVGQQRMLALHGGRREALEISPNLWAGVGLVRGGAGTALVGSHAEVADRIEEYHKLGIEHFVLSGYPHLEEAYWFGEGVTPELAARGLLSTVPASPLLGVPAANGRPASAPGGAPLLVAGGR